Proteins from one Streptomyces sp. NBC_00390 genomic window:
- the smpB gene encoding SsrA-binding protein SmpB gives MAKETGRKLIAQNKKARHDYHIIDTYECGLVLMGTEVKSLRQGRASLADGFVQIDGHEAWLHNVHVPEYSQGTWTNHSARRKRKLLLHREEIDKLESKSQETGHTIVPLALYFKDGRAKVEIALAKGKKEYDKRQTLREKQDRREADRAMSAVRRKQRA, from the coding sequence ATGGCAAAGGAAACAGGGCGCAAGCTGATCGCGCAGAACAAGAAGGCGCGGCACGACTACCACATCATCGACACTTACGAGTGCGGTCTCGTGCTGATGGGTACCGAGGTGAAGTCCCTGCGCCAGGGGCGGGCCTCACTGGCGGACGGGTTCGTCCAGATCGATGGCCACGAGGCGTGGCTGCACAACGTGCACGTGCCGGAGTACAGCCAGGGCACGTGGACCAACCACAGCGCGCGCCGCAAGCGGAAGCTGCTGCTGCACCGCGAGGAGATCGACAAGCTCGAGTCGAAGTCCCAGGAGACGGGTCACACGATCGTGCCCCTGGCCCTGTACTTCAAGGACGGCCGGGCAAAGGTCGAGATCGCCCTGGCGAAGGGCAAGAAGGAGTACGACAAGCGCCAGACGCTGCGCGAGAAGCAGGACCGGCGCGAGGCGGACCGGGCGATGTCGGCGGTCCGGCGGAAGCAGCGGGCCTGA
- a CDS encoding S41 family peptidase, with product MPDPEFSTGSRGIRRGAVLTLVFATVLATAAATDCLPRDDGESHRRIDARAAGATVASEDVERAAAEAMADGKSPSEAAEEVVSRSGDRWSAVYDKGEYEEFEKALDGQYTGVGLGARRAGGGLVEVAKVQPGGPADRAGIRVGDRLRTIDGRDVARRPVTEVVALLRGGERTTVELGLERDGREWTERLTRTRLSTETVTVRRLRDGAVMIKVASFTKGSGARVRDAVRGAPSGAGVLLDLRGNPGGLVSEAVIAASAFLDGGLVATYDVRGEQQALYADPGGDTDRPVVALVDAGTMSAAELVTGALKDRGRAVTVGSRTFGKGSVQMPSPLPDGSVAELTVGHYRTPAGHSVDGRGITPDLVASEGAEQRAQTVLSGLGGTS from the coding sequence ATGCCGGACCCCGAGTTCAGTACCGGGTCCCGCGGCATTCGCCGCGGGGCGGTCCTGACGTTGGTCTTCGCGACCGTGCTCGCCACAGCGGCGGCGACCGACTGTCTGCCGCGCGACGACGGTGAGTCGCACCGCCGCATCGACGCCCGCGCCGCAGGCGCGACCGTCGCCAGCGAGGACGTGGAGCGCGCAGCCGCCGAGGCGATGGCCGACGGCAAGTCGCCGTCGGAAGCCGCCGAGGAGGTCGTCAGCCGCAGCGGTGACCGCTGGAGCGCGGTGTACGACAAGGGCGAGTACGAAGAATTCGAGAAGGCCCTCGACGGTCAGTACACCGGTGTCGGCCTCGGGGCCAGACGCGCCGGCGGCGGCCTGGTGGAGGTGGCCAAGGTCCAGCCCGGCGGCCCGGCCGACCGGGCCGGGATCCGTGTAGGGGACCGGCTCCGTACGATCGACGGCCGTGATGTGGCCAGGCGCCCCGTGACCGAGGTCGTGGCACTGCTGCGCGGGGGCGAGCGCACCACCGTGGAGCTGGGTCTGGAACGCGACGGGCGCGAGTGGACCGAGCGGCTTACCCGCACCCGGCTGAGCACCGAGACCGTCACGGTCCGGCGGCTCAGGGACGGAGCGGTCATGATCAAGGTCGCCTCGTTCACCAAGGGCTCGGGTGCCCGGGTACGCGACGCGGTGCGCGGGGCCCCGTCCGGCGCCGGCGTCCTGCTCGACCTGCGGGGCAACCCCGGAGGGCTGGTCTCGGAGGCCGTCATCGCCGCCTCCGCGTTCCTGGACGGCGGACTGGTCGCCACCTATGACGTACGCGGCGAGCAGCAGGCGCTGTACGCGGACCCCGGCGGTGACACCGACAGACCCGTCGTCGCCCTCGTCGACGCGGGGACCATGAGCGCGGCCGAACTGGTCACCGGGGCCCTCAAGGACCGGGGCAGGGCCGTCACCGTCGGCTCGCGCACGTTCGGCAAGGGCTCGGTCCAGATGCCCAGCCCGCTGCCCGACGGGTCGGTCGCGGAACTGACCGTGGGTCACTACCGCACTCCGGCGGGTCACAGCGTCGACGGCCGGGGCATCACACCCGACCTGGTCGCGAGCGAAGGCGCCGAACAGCGGGCACAGACGGTATTGAGCGGCCTCGGGGGCACGTCTTAA
- a CDS encoding uroporphyrinogen-III synthase, which translates to MHDHGHPHGPLTGFTVGVTAARRADELGALLRRRGAAVLHAPALRIVPLADDAELLAATKELIDHAPDVVVATTAIGFRGWVEAADGWGFGEELLSRLRGVELLARGPKVKGAIRAAGLTEEWSPASESMAEVLDRLLGQGVAGRRVALQLHGEPLPGFVEALRAGGADVVLVPVYRWMAPQDIAPLDRMLDAVVSRSLDAITFTSAPAAVSLLSRAEGRGLLPLLLDALGHHVLAACVGPVTAVPLQAAGVNTVQPERFRLGPLVQLIGMELPARARTLPVAGHRVEIRGHAVLIDDELRPVPPAGMALLRALSERPGWVVSRPDLLRALPGAGRDEHAVETAMARLRTALGAPKLIQTVVKRGYRLALDPAADTKYADA; encoded by the coding sequence ATGCACGACCACGGCCATCCGCACGGCCCTCTCACCGGCTTCACCGTCGGCGTCACCGCCGCCCGTCGCGCCGACGAGCTCGGCGCACTGCTGCGGCGGCGTGGTGCGGCCGTGCTGCACGCGCCCGCACTGCGTATCGTCCCGCTCGCCGACGACGCCGAACTCCTCGCCGCGACCAAGGAGTTGATCGACCACGCCCCTGATGTGGTGGTCGCCACCACCGCCATCGGCTTTCGCGGCTGGGTCGAGGCCGCCGACGGATGGGGCTTCGGCGAGGAGCTGCTGAGCCGGCTGCGCGGTGTGGAGCTGCTGGCCCGCGGCCCCAAGGTGAAGGGGGCGATCCGTGCCGCAGGGCTCACCGAGGAGTGGTCCCCGGCATCGGAGTCCATGGCCGAGGTGCTGGACCGGCTGCTCGGGCAGGGCGTGGCCGGCCGGCGTGTCGCGCTCCAGCTGCACGGCGAGCCGCTGCCCGGATTCGTGGAGGCGCTGCGGGCCGGGGGCGCCGATGTCGTCCTCGTACCCGTCTACCGCTGGATGGCGCCGCAGGACATCGCCCCGCTGGACCGGATGCTGGACGCGGTCGTGTCCCGGAGCCTGGACGCCATCACCTTCACCAGCGCCCCGGCCGCCGTCTCGCTGCTCTCACGCGCCGAAGGCCGCGGACTGCTGCCGCTGCTGCTCGACGCACTCGGGCACCATGTGCTCGCGGCCTGCGTGGGACCGGTCACCGCCGTGCCGCTCCAGGCGGCCGGGGTCAACACCGTCCAGCCGGAGCGATTCCGGCTCGGCCCGCTCGTCCAGCTGATCGGCATGGAGCTGCCGGCCCGCGCCCGCACGCTTCCGGTCGCCGGTCACCGGGTCGAGATCCGAGGTCATGCCGTCCTGATCGACGACGAGCTGCGACCCGTCCCGCCCGCCGGAATGGCCCTGCTGCGTGCCCTGTCCGAGCGGCCCGGCTGGGTCGTCTCCCGCCCCGACCTGCTGCGCGCGCTGCCCGGCGCCGGCAGGGACGAGCACGCCGTCGAGACCGCGATGGCCCGGCTGCGTACGGCACTCGGCGCGCCGAAGCTGATCCAGACCGTGGTCAAGCGGGGGTACCGCCTGGCGCTCGACCCGGCGGCCGACACCAAGTACGCGGACGCCTGA
- a CDS encoding glycosyltransferase, with protein MTPPASRAPHRRKPRRVVRRRLPMRYLLPCFTLVALLAMLMLRGYVHSEILADHRVRPPAASDRVPQEILEGGPVIDARDLDAPKALSVPDRRLVLTFDDGPDPKWTPKVLDKLKEYDAHAVFFVTGTMTSRHPELVERMVREGHEVGLHTFNHPDLSYQSTDRIDWELSQNQLAIAGAAGIRTSLFRPPYSSFSDAVDNESWPVTQYIGSRGYITAFNNTDSEDWKRPGVDAIIKRATPKGTKGSIVLMHDSGGDRSQTVAALDRLLPQMKERGYTFTNLTEALGAPTAHTRVEGFELWKGKAFVAAVAVSESTTEILVVGLALIGVLVFVRFGLMLVLSFAHARKVRKRNFSWGPPVTRPVTVLVPAYNERECIANTVNSLMASEHPIEVIVIDDGSSDGTADIVEEMWLPNVRVVRQPNGGKPAALNNGIRHARYDIVVMMDGDTVFEPATVGELVQPFADPRVGAVAGNAKVGNRDSLIGAWQHIEYVMGFNLDRRMYDVLNCMPTIPGAVGAFRRQALERVGGMSEDTLAEDTDITMAIHRDGWRVVYAERARAWTEAPESVQQLWSQRYRWSYGTMQAIWKHRGALFDRGPSGRFGRVGLPMVSLFMVLFPLLAPLIDVFLLYGLVFGPTGNTILAWLGVLAIQAVCAAYAFRLDGERMTHLITLPLQQLLYRQLMYVVLLQSWITALTGGRLRWQKLRRTGVVEAPGGVPSQRQRGDERRPVA; from the coding sequence ATGACCCCTCCCGCTTCCAGGGCTCCGCACCGGCGGAAGCCCAGGCGCGTCGTGCGCCGCAGACTGCCCATGCGCTACCTGCTGCCGTGCTTCACCCTCGTCGCGCTGCTCGCCATGCTGATGCTGCGCGGCTACGTGCACAGCGAGATCCTGGCCGACCACCGGGTACGGCCGCCCGCCGCCTCCGACCGGGTTCCCCAGGAGATCCTGGAGGGCGGGCCGGTCATCGACGCCCGGGACCTCGATGCGCCCAAGGCGCTGAGCGTCCCCGACCGCCGCCTCGTGCTCACCTTCGACGACGGTCCGGACCCGAAGTGGACGCCGAAGGTCCTCGACAAGCTGAAGGAGTACGACGCACACGCCGTCTTCTTCGTCACCGGCACCATGACCTCGCGCCACCCCGAGCTGGTGGAACGGATGGTCCGGGAGGGCCACGAGGTCGGGCTGCACACGTTCAACCACCCCGATCTCTCCTACCAGTCCACCGACCGCATCGACTGGGAGCTGTCGCAGAACCAGCTGGCGATCGCCGGCGCGGCGGGGATCCGCACGTCCCTGTTCCGCCCGCCGTACTCCTCGTTCTCCGACGCCGTGGACAACGAGTCCTGGCCGGTCACCCAGTACATCGGCAGCCGCGGCTACATCACCGCCTTCAACAACACCGACTCCGAGGACTGGAAGCGTCCCGGCGTCGACGCGATCATCAAGCGCGCGACCCCCAAGGGCACCAAGGGCTCGATCGTGCTGATGCACGACTCCGGCGGCGACCGCTCGCAGACCGTCGCGGCCCTCGACCGCCTCCTGCCCCAGATGAAGGAGCGCGGCTACACCTTCACCAATCTGACCGAGGCGCTCGGCGCACCCACCGCCCACACCCGGGTCGAAGGATTCGAGCTGTGGAAGGGCAAAGCGTTCGTCGCCGCCGTCGCCGTCTCCGAGAGCACCACGGAGATCCTGGTCGTCGGCCTCGCCCTGATCGGTGTGCTCGTCTTCGTCCGCTTCGGCCTGATGCTGGTGCTCTCCTTCGCGCACGCCCGCAAGGTGCGCAAGAGGAACTTCAGCTGGGGACCCCCGGTGACCCGCCCGGTGACCGTGCTGGTCCCCGCGTACAACGAGCGCGAATGCATCGCCAACACGGTCAACTCGCTGATGGCGAGCGAGCATCCCATCGAGGTCATCGTCATCGACGACGGCTCGTCCGACGGGACCGCCGACATCGTCGAGGAGATGTGGCTGCCCAATGTCCGCGTCGTACGGCAGCCCAACGGCGGTAAGCCCGCCGCGCTCAACAACGGCATCCGCCACGCCCGCTACGACATCGTCGTCATGATGGACGGCGACACCGTCTTCGAGCCGGCCACCGTCGGCGAACTCGTCCAGCCCTTCGCCGACCCGCGTGTGGGCGCGGTCGCGGGCAACGCCAAGGTCGGCAACCGGGACAGCCTGATCGGCGCATGGCAGCACATCGAGTACGTCATGGGATTCAATCTCGACCGCCGCATGTACGACGTACTGAACTGCATGCCCACCATCCCCGGTGCGGTCGGCGCCTTCCGCCGCCAGGCGCTGGAGCGCGTCGGTGGCATGAGCGAGGACACCCTCGCCGAGGACACCGACATCACCATGGCCATCCACCGCGACGGCTGGCGGGTGGTGTACGCGGAGCGGGCCCGCGCCTGGACCGAGGCCCCCGAGTCCGTCCAGCAGCTGTGGTCGCAGCGCTATCGCTGGAGCTACGGCACCATGCAGGCGATCTGGAAGCACCGCGGTGCTCTGTTCGATCGCGGTCCCTCGGGACGCTTCGGCCGGGTCGGACTGCCGATGGTCTCGCTGTTCATGGTGCTCTTCCCGCTGCTCGCTCCGCTGATCGACGTCTTCCTGCTGTACGGCCTGGTCTTCGGCCCCACGGGGAACACGATCCTTGCCTGGCTCGGCGTTCTCGCCATCCAGGCCGTCTGCGCCGCATACGCCTTCCGGCTCGACGGCGAACGCATGACACACCTGATCACGCTGCCACTTCAGCAGCTCCTCTACCGGCAGCTCATGTACGTGGTGCTGCTGCAGTCCTGGATCACCGCGCTCACCGGAGGCCGGCTGCGCTGGCAGAAGCTGCGCCGCACGGGTGTGGTGGAGGCGCCCGGCGGCGTGCCGAGCCAGCGGCAGCGCGGTGACGAGCGGAGGCCTGTCGCATGA
- a CDS encoding LysR family transcriptional regulator — MPHDLDPRLLRSFTAVADELHFTRAAARLYVAQQALSRDIRRLERELGVELFVRTTRQVTLTADGERLLPYARRVLTAQDELFAAASGAARPLLVDLNTAGMTSGRVLARARELAPECELMARFESGLTFAAAEIVAGRLDVSFGRFAGLEPSVQAFLSQQPVRLEPMAVLLPAGHPLTGLERVPLNALAGATVYAGAGNPRTVEWTELARLLFAGRGITIAPPAPLAIGIEEFQRVMAKDPTPVLAVVDFPEIPGIELRPLVDPVPLSPVSLVWRKGLRHPGLDALRRAAVELAAHERWLKRDPAGWLPERDMSLMCDKE; from the coding sequence GTGCCCCACGACCTCGACCCCAGGCTGCTCCGATCCTTCACCGCTGTCGCCGACGAGCTGCACTTCACCCGGGCCGCCGCCCGTCTCTACGTCGCCCAGCAGGCCCTCAGCCGTGACATCCGGCGCCTCGAGCGGGAGCTCGGCGTCGAGCTGTTCGTGCGGACGACCCGGCAGGTGACCCTCACCGCCGACGGTGAGCGGCTGCTGCCGTACGCGCGGCGGGTGCTCACGGCCCAGGACGAGCTGTTCGCCGCCGCATCCGGAGCCGCTCGGCCGCTGCTGGTCGACCTCAACACCGCGGGCATGACGTCGGGGCGGGTGCTGGCAAGGGCCCGTGAACTCGCTCCCGAGTGCGAGCTGATGGCCCGGTTCGAGAGCGGACTGACCTTCGCCGCGGCCGAGATCGTGGCCGGCCGGCTCGACGTGTCCTTCGGACGGTTCGCCGGTCTCGAGCCCTCGGTGCAGGCGTTCCTGTCCCAGCAGCCCGTACGGCTCGAGCCGATGGCCGTCCTGCTGCCCGCCGGCCATCCGCTCACCGGACTGGAGCGCGTCCCGTTGAACGCGCTCGCGGGCGCGACCGTATATGCGGGGGCAGGCAATCCGCGGACGGTGGAGTGGACCGAGCTGGCAAGGCTGCTCTTCGCCGGGCGTGGGATCACGATCGCACCACCCGCCCCCCTGGCCATCGGAATCGAGGAGTTCCAGCGTGTGATGGCCAAGGACCCCACCCCCGTCCTCGCGGTGGTGGACTTTCCGGAGATACCCGGCATCGAGCTCCGGCCGCTCGTCGACCCGGTGCCGCTGTCGCCGGTCTCCCTGGTGTGGCGCAAGGGGCTGCGGCACCCTGGGCTGGACGCCCTGCGCCGTGCCGCCGTCGAACTCGCAGCACATGAACGCTGGCTGAAAAGGGATCCGGCCGGATGGTTGCCGGAACGTGATATGTCCCTGATGTGTGACAAGGAGTGA
- a CDS encoding MFS transporter: protein MPSGNSGRRPATRVRRDTALGPYRRLFAAPGARAFTLGNLIARLPMGMFSVSAVIMIAGSRGSYALAGAVTATGLGATALVAPWTARLVDRYGQARVAVPATALAVLGSLALLLCIRVGAPDWTLFAAYAATATTPNSGGMSRARWAHLHQGDPAALHTANSFEQAADELCFMLGPVLAAFLCSVLFPEAGTLTGAILLLTGVLIFAAQRSTEPPVAPRAVTGSPLRAPGMPALLIVFLATGAVFGSMEVVTIAFADGPAAGAVLALQAAGSCAAGLVYGRTRRAAGLVTCLAAMTALMSLPLLAAAGTGSLAAVAVGLLLAGMATAPTMVTGMTLVQRRTPPSQLNEGMTLAVTALLGGIATGSATGGWTVEHVSPAAGYAVPVCAAALALVLAGTTKARLS from the coding sequence ATGCCCAGCGGCAACTCGGGCCGCAGGCCCGCCACTCGGGTCCGCCGCGACACGGCGCTCGGGCCCTACCGGCGGTTGTTCGCCGCGCCGGGGGCACGGGCCTTCACCCTCGGCAATCTCATCGCCCGGCTTCCCATGGGGATGTTCAGCGTCAGCGCCGTGATCATGATCGCCGGGTCCCGTGGGTCGTACGCCCTCGCAGGAGCGGTCACCGCGACCGGGCTCGGTGCCACCGCGCTGGTCGCGCCGTGGACCGCGCGGCTCGTCGACCGGTACGGGCAGGCGCGCGTCGCCGTGCCCGCCACCGCCCTCGCCGTCCTCGGCTCCCTCGCACTGCTGCTGTGCATACGTGTCGGCGCACCCGACTGGACCCTGTTCGCCGCCTACGCCGCGACCGCCACCACCCCCAACAGCGGCGGTATGTCCCGGGCCCGCTGGGCTCATCTCCACCAGGGCGACCCGGCCGCCCTGCACACCGCGAACTCCTTCGAGCAGGCCGCCGACGAGCTGTGCTTCATGCTCGGCCCGGTGCTCGCCGCGTTCCTGTGCTCGGTGCTCTTCCCGGAGGCCGGCACTCTGACCGGCGCGATCCTGCTGCTCACGGGTGTGCTGATCTTCGCCGCCCAGCGCTCGACCGAGCCGCCCGTCGCACCCCGAGCCGTCACCGGCTCGCCACTTCGCGCCCCGGGCATGCCGGCCCTGCTCATCGTCTTCCTGGCCACCGGCGCGGTCTTCGGATCGATGGAGGTCGTCACGATCGCCTTCGCCGACGGACCGGCGGCGGGCGCGGTACTCGCCCTCCAGGCGGCCGGTTCGTGCGCCGCCGGACTGGTCTACGGCCGGACCCGCCGCGCGGCCGGTCTCGTCACCTGCCTCGCCGCGATGACCGCCCTGATGTCGCTGCCCCTGCTGGCCGCCGCCGGCACCGGCTCGCTCGCCGCCGTCGCGGTGGGCCTGCTGCTCGCCGGCATGGCGACGGCTCCGACGATGGTGACCGGGATGACCCTGGTCCAGCGCCGGACCCCGCCGAGTCAGCTGAACGAGGGCATGACCCTGGCCGTCACCGCACTGCTCGGCGGGATCGCGACGGGCTCGGCGACAGGCGGCTGGACGGTCGAGCATGTGAGCCCCGCCGCCGGCTACGCGGTTCCGGTCTGCGCCGCCGCCCTCGCGCTGGTACTGGCAGGGACGACAAAGGCCCGGCTGTCGTGA
- a CDS encoding CGNR zinc finger domain-containing protein — MTSAGSGVGIPPAQRGGEWRFDSGRICLDLVATSSEVPRPPAAAQEPLADTGRLEHWLVGAGLVPAGTRLGCVDGIWVSRFVELRDCVAQLVRAELDGRGAESALERLNTIAAGPPPRIRAVRDQHGALVRALCTAPDCGALLAAVARDAVELLTDPADRSRLRQCEGDNCRRVYLDTSRGRRRRWCSSEVCGNRERVARHRRRTAAAAGA; from the coding sequence ATGACATCGGCGGGCTCGGGTGTGGGGATCCCCCCAGCGCAGCGAGGGGGAGAGTGGCGGTTCGACTCCGGGCGGATCTGCCTGGATCTCGTGGCGACCTCGTCGGAGGTCCCCCGGCCGCCCGCCGCCGCACAGGAACCACTCGCGGACACCGGACGGTTGGAGCACTGGCTGGTCGGTGCGGGACTGGTCCCGGCGGGCACCCGGCTCGGCTGCGTCGACGGCATCTGGGTGAGCCGCTTCGTCGAACTGCGCGACTGCGTGGCCCAGCTGGTGCGCGCCGAACTCGACGGCCGGGGCGCGGAGTCCGCGCTGGAGCGGCTCAACACCATCGCGGCCGGGCCGCCACCCCGCATCAGAGCCGTACGGGACCAGCACGGCGCGCTGGTCAGGGCCCTGTGCACGGCGCCCGATTGCGGTGCGCTGCTCGCCGCTGTCGCGCGTGACGCCGTGGAGCTGCTGACCGATCCGGCGGACCGTTCACGGCTGCGGCAGTGCGAGGGAGACAACTGCCGCCGTGTGTATTTGGACACATCCCGTGGACGCAGGCGCCGTTGGTGCTCGAGTGAGGTATGCGGCAATCGGGAACGTGTGGCCCGGCATCGACGGCGAACTGCCGCCGCAGCAGGGGCCTGA
- a CDS encoding acyltransferase family protein, translating into MTTHSIAGGGEAGAAVHPAAPEGTAAGRPGRDRYLDLLRSIALVRVVVYHIFGWAWLTIVFPSMGVMFALAGSLMARSLSRPAWGVIRGRVRRLLPPTWAFAALVVPVIFYFGWKPLKEEGIWWFIKLAWYVVPVGAPPYPWHSGDKSGLLEDTWAVQAVGPLWYIRAYLWFVIASPLLLWAFKKVPWMTLLAPLGLTAIVGSGLFTIPGETGNAITDFACYGSCWVLGFAHQQGLLATIPRYVSISVSALIMAFGLWWASGHLTADGWDLNDIPLAQAAWSFGFCVILLTYSPAWQQLPGRLARFDKLVTLANNRAVTIYLWHNLLIMATIPIIDLLWRIPGVWPTYSGFLESIYTILMLIVVWPLIGLMIVAVGWLEDVAAKRSPRLWPNGASRGRRRSQRS; encoded by the coding sequence ATGACCACGCATTCGATCGCCGGCGGCGGCGAGGCCGGGGCGGCGGTGCACCCCGCGGCGCCTGAGGGGACCGCGGCCGGACGCCCGGGGCGGGACCGCTATCTCGACCTGCTGCGCTCCATCGCGCTGGTGCGGGTCGTCGTCTACCACATATTCGGCTGGGCCTGGCTGACGATCGTCTTCCCTTCCATGGGCGTGATGTTCGCGCTGGCGGGCTCGCTGATGGCGCGTTCGCTGTCGCGACCCGCGTGGGGTGTCATCCGGGGGCGTGTCCGCCGCCTGCTGCCGCCGACGTGGGCCTTCGCGGCGCTCGTCGTGCCGGTGATCTTCTACTTCGGCTGGAAGCCGTTGAAGGAAGAAGGCATCTGGTGGTTCATCAAGCTCGCCTGGTACGTCGTCCCGGTCGGTGCGCCGCCCTACCCCTGGCACAGTGGTGACAAATCCGGGCTGCTGGAGGACACCTGGGCCGTCCAGGCAGTCGGTCCGCTGTGGTACATCCGCGCGTATCTGTGGTTCGTGATCGCCTCGCCGCTGCTGCTGTGGGCGTTCAAGAAGGTGCCGTGGATGACGCTGCTCGCGCCGCTCGGCCTCACCGCGATCGTCGGTTCCGGGCTCTTCACGATCCCCGGCGAGACCGGCAACGCGATCACCGACTTCGCCTGCTACGGCTCCTGCTGGGTGCTGGGCTTCGCACACCAGCAAGGCCTGCTGGCCACGATTCCCCGCTATGTCTCGATCTCCGTGTCAGCGCTGATCATGGCGTTCGGTCTGTGGTGGGCGTCGGGGCATCTGACGGCCGACGGCTGGGACCTCAACGACATCCCGCTCGCCCAGGCGGCCTGGTCGTTCGGCTTCTGCGTGATCCTGCTGACGTACTCCCCGGCCTGGCAGCAGCTGCCCGGCCGGCTCGCGCGCTTCGACAAGCTGGTCACCCTCGCCAACAACCGCGCTGTGACGATCTACCTGTGGCACAACCTGCTGATCATGGCGACGATACCGATCATCGACCTGCTCTGGCGGATACCGGGCGTCTGGCCGACGTATTCGGGCTTCCTGGAGAGCATCTACACGATCCTGATGCTGATCGTCGTCTGGCCGCTGATAGGGCTGATGATCGTCGCCGTGGGCTGGCTGGAGGACGTGGCCGCCAAGCGCAGTCCACGGCTGTGGCCGAACGGGGCCTCCCGGGGACGCAGGCGCTCACAGCGGAGCTGA
- a CDS encoding nitrate/nitrite transporter: protein MAGRWIEEWDPENETFWNEKGERIARRNLAFSVLSEHIGFSIWTLFSVMVLFMGPEYGIDPAGKFFLIATATLVGAVIRVPYTFAVAKFGGRNWTIFSALLLLLPAGAAYAVMEPGTSYNTFLAVAALAGVGGGNFASSMTNINAFFPLRKKGWALGLNAGGGNIGVPVIQLVSLLVIGTAGAAQPRLVLAIYIPLIVIAAVCAALFMDNLAPVKNDTGAAKEAVKDAHTWIMSFLYIGTFGSFIGYSFAFGLVLQTQFGRTPLQAASLTFIGPLLGSLIRPVGGSLADRFGGARITLWNFIAMAGATSVVIAASVQKSLPVFLVGFISLFVLTGLGNGSTYKMIPGIFQNKALAKGMTGDEADAYGRRLSGASMGLIGAVGAIGGLGINLAFRQSFLTAGTGTAAFVSFLAFYAVCTVVTWAVYLRRPVVVPVRTAETETEPQLGLARV, encoded by the coding sequence ATGGCAGGCCGATGGATCGAAGAGTGGGACCCCGAGAACGAGACCTTCTGGAACGAGAAGGGGGAGCGGATAGCCCGGCGCAATCTCGCCTTCTCCGTGCTCAGTGAGCACATCGGCTTCTCGATCTGGACCCTGTTCTCCGTGATGGTCCTGTTCATGGGACCCGAGTACGGCATCGACCCGGCCGGGAAGTTCTTCCTGATCGCGACCGCGACGCTGGTCGGCGCCGTGATCCGGGTCCCGTACACCTTCGCCGTCGCCAAGTTCGGCGGCCGGAACTGGACCATCTTCAGCGCGCTGCTCCTGCTGTTGCCGGCCGGCGCGGCGTACGCGGTGATGGAGCCCGGCACCTCGTACAACACGTTCCTGGCGGTGGCCGCCCTGGCCGGCGTCGGCGGCGGAAACTTCGCGTCGTCCATGACGAACATCAACGCCTTCTTCCCGCTGCGCAAGAAGGGCTGGGCCCTCGGGCTCAACGCGGGCGGCGGCAACATCGGCGTCCCGGTCATCCAGCTGGTGTCCCTGCTGGTCATCGGCACCGCCGGTGCCGCCCAGCCGCGGCTCGTGCTGGCCATCTACATCCCGCTGATCGTGATCGCCGCCGTGTGCGCCGCCCTGTTCATGGACAACCTCGCGCCGGTCAAGAACGACACCGGTGCCGCCAAGGAGGCCGTCAAGGACGCCCACACGTGGATCATGTCCTTCCTCTACATCGGCACCTTCGGCTCGTTCATCGGCTACAGCTTCGCCTTCGGTCTGGTGCTGCAGACCCAGTTCGGCCGCACCCCGCTGCAGGCCGCCTCGCTCACCTTCATCGGCCCGCTGCTCGGCTCGCTGATCCGGCCCGTCGGCGGATCGCTCGCCGACCGCTTCGGCGGCGCCCGCATCACCCTGTGGAACTTCATCGCCATGGCCGGTGCGACGAGTGTCGTCATCGCCGCCTCGGTCCAGAAGTCCCTGCCGGTCTTCCTCGTCGGCTTCATCTCCCTGTTCGTGCTCACCGGCCTCGGCAACGGCTCCACGTACAAGATGATCCCCGGCATCTTCCAGAACAAGGCGCTCGCCAAGGGCATGACCGGCGACGAGGCCGACGCCTACGGCCGCCGGCTGTCGGGCGCCTCGATGGGGCTGATCGGAGCCGTCGGCGCGATCGGCGGTCTCGGCATCAACCTCGCCTTCCGCCAGTCCTTCCTGACGGCGGGCACCGGCACCGCCGCCTTCGTCTCCTTCCTGGCCTTCTACGCGGTGTGCACGGTCGTGACCTGGGCGGTATACCTTCGCCGGCCGGTCGTGGTGCCCGTCCGCACGGCGGAGACCGAGACGGAGCCGCAGCTCGGGCTCGCCCGGGTGTGA